A genome region from Crossiella equi includes the following:
- a CDS encoding alkaline phosphatase D family protein: MSLNRRLFLVTGLAATGALAAPGLGLSDAPARRSAPLADPFTLGVASGEPRPDGMVLWTRLAQNPLDPDGGMGTAAVEVEWQVATDEAMTTVVATGTESAVAAEGHSVHAEPRGLAPGREYFYRFKAGTALSPVGRTRTAPAAGTEPAKLTFSFASCAHFEEGWYHAYRYLAADRPDLILFLGDYMYEKPSGQATKVRGYTDFDETDTLSEYRVRYAQHRLDPMLRAAHAAAPWLVVFDDHELRNNWAGGHTEPAAARKQASFQAFWENMPLPKAMKPASGKINLFRGVAWGSLARFHLLDTRQHRWLQAPANNCAEITKETRTLTGAAQEKWLLDRLAVKESRWDILGQQVFFAQRDTDGASGTCDVSTDAWDGYRRNRERITQGWIDRGVRNPVVLTGDVHRAWANNLRLNYFQTSSPIVGSELVTTSVTSHSSTTTPGGLDKNPHLNYVGHTRGYVRATLTPAQLTAEFMSVSSVFEKDPAKVSLSVARRYAVLDGKPGVQRL, encoded by the coding sequence ATGTCGCTCAACCGCCGACTGTTCCTCGTCACCGGCCTGGCCGCCACCGGCGCGCTGGCCGCACCCGGCTTGGGCCTCTCCGATGCCCCGGCCCGCCGATCAGCGCCGCTGGCCGACCCGTTCACGCTGGGCGTGGCCTCCGGGGAGCCGCGGCCGGACGGGATGGTGCTGTGGACCCGGCTCGCGCAGAACCCCCTCGACCCGGACGGCGGCATGGGGACCGCCGCGGTCGAGGTGGAGTGGCAGGTGGCCACCGACGAGGCGATGACCACCGTCGTGGCCACCGGCACCGAGAGCGCGGTGGCCGCCGAGGGGCACAGCGTGCACGCCGAGCCCCGGGGCCTGGCGCCCGGACGCGAGTACTTCTACCGGTTCAAGGCGGGCACCGCCCTGTCCCCCGTCGGCCGCACGCGCACCGCGCCCGCCGCCGGGACCGAGCCCGCGAAGCTGACCTTCTCCTTCGCCTCGTGCGCGCACTTCGAGGAGGGCTGGTACCACGCCTACCGGTACCTGGCGGCCGACCGGCCGGACCTGATCCTGTTCCTGGGCGACTACATGTACGAGAAGCCGTCCGGGCAGGCCACGAAGGTGCGCGGCTACACCGACTTCGACGAGACGGACACGCTCTCGGAGTACCGCGTGCGCTACGCCCAGCACCGCCTGGACCCGATGCTGCGGGCCGCGCACGCCGCCGCGCCGTGGCTGGTGGTCTTCGACGACCACGAGCTGCGCAACAACTGGGCCGGTGGGCACACCGAACCGGCCGCGGCCCGCAAACAGGCCTCCTTCCAGGCGTTCTGGGAGAACATGCCGCTGCCCAAGGCGATGAAACCGGCCTCCGGCAAGATCAACCTCTTCCGGGGTGTGGCCTGGGGTTCGCTGGCCCGCTTCCACCTGCTCGACACCCGTCAGCACCGCTGGTTGCAGGCCCCGGCGAACAACTGCGCGGAGATCACCAAGGAGACCCGCACCCTGACCGGCGCGGCCCAGGAGAAGTGGCTGCTGGACCGGCTGGCGGTCAAGGAGTCCCGGTGGGACATCCTGGGCCAGCAGGTCTTCTTCGCCCAGCGCGACACCGACGGCGCCTCGGGCACCTGCGACGTCAGCACCGACGCGTGGGACGGCTACCGCCGCAACCGGGAGCGCATCACGCAGGGCTGGATCGACCGGGGCGTGCGCAACCCGGTGGTGCTGACCGGGGACGTGCACCGGGCGTGGGCGAACAACCTGCGGCTGAACTACTTCCAGACCTCCTCGCCGATCGTGGGCTCCGAGCTGGTGACCACCTCGGTCACCTCGCACAGCTCGACCACGACACCAGGCGGCCTGGACAAGAACCCGCACCTGAACTACGTCGGCCACACCCGGGGCTACGTCCGCGCCACACTCACCCCGGCCCAGCTCACGGCGGAGTTCATGTCGGTGAGCTCGGTCTTCGAGAAGGACCCGGCCAAGGTCTCCCTCTCCGTCGCCCGCCGCTACGCAGTCCTGGACGGCAAACCCGGCGTGCAACGCCTCTGA
- a CDS encoding trypsin-like serine protease, protein MGLRRLLALAVLTGLLATDPGTANAIVGGKETRPQEFPCKVGLPVLPNGQCAETDPGVVCTYAPGKDTCALDSGGPLVLATPASHVLVGVISANSGCANGEPSRHTRVSHYLDWIRSVTPARRPAPPPSASGGA, encoded by the coding sequence ATGGGACTCCGGAGACTCCTGGCCTTGGCCGTGCTCACGGGCCTGCTTGCCACCGACCCCGGTACCGCGAATGCCATCGTCGGTGGCAAGGAGACCCGCCCCCAGGAGTTCCCCTGCAAGGTCGGCCTGCCGGTGCTGCCGAACGGCCAGTGCGCCGAGACCGACCCGGGAGTCGTGTGCACCTACGCCCCGGGCAAGGACACCTGCGCACTGGACTCCGGCGGACCACTCGTGCTGGCGACGCCCGCCAGCCACGTGCTCGTGGGCGTGATCTCAGCGAACTCCGGGTGTGCCAACGGCGAACCGTCCCGGCACACCCGGGTCAGCCACTACCTCGACTGGATCAGGTCGGTCACTCCCGCGCGTCGTCCGGCTCCGCCGCCTTCGGCTTCGGGCGGGGCGTGA
- a CDS encoding putative protein N(5)-glutamine methyltransferase, whose product MSTFTARLRAAGCVFAEEEAGLILSTAATPADAERMVARRVAGEPLEHVLGWAEFHGRRITVDPGVFVPRRRTELLTRQAVALSPPNPVVVDLCCGSGAVAAVLEDLLSPAELHAADVDPAAVRCARRNTKGQVHEGDLYSALPVTLRGHVDLLVANAPYVPTDAIDLMPPEARLHEPLVALDGGPDGLAVHRRIVAGARDWLSPGGHVLIETSRRQAPDLLRGLTEHGLRAREVEDEDLGATVVIGTTE is encoded by the coding sequence ATGTCGACCTTCACCGCCCGCCTCCGTGCCGCGGGCTGCGTGTTCGCCGAAGAAGAAGCCGGCCTCATCCTGTCCACCGCCGCGACCCCCGCCGACGCCGAGCGCATGGTGGCCCGCCGCGTGGCCGGTGAACCCCTGGAACACGTCCTGGGCTGGGCCGAGTTCCACGGCCGCCGCATCACCGTCGACCCGGGCGTGTTCGTCCCGCGCCGCCGCACCGAGCTGCTGACCCGCCAGGCGGTGGCGCTGTCCCCGCCCAACCCGGTGGTCGTGGACCTGTGCTGCGGCTCGGGTGCGGTGGCGGCGGTCCTGGAGGACCTGCTCTCCCCGGCCGAGCTGCACGCGGCCGACGTCGACCCGGCGGCGGTCCGCTGCGCCCGCCGCAACACCAAGGGCCAGGTCCACGAAGGTGACCTGTATTCGGCACTCCCGGTGACACTGCGCGGCCACGTCGACCTCCTGGTCGCCAACGCCCCCTACGTCCCGACCGACGCGATCGACCTGATGCCCCCGGAAGCCCGCCTGCACGAGCCCCTGGTGGCGCTGGACGGCGGCCCGGACGGCCTGGCGGTCCACCGCCGCATCGTGGCCGGTGCCCGCGACTGGCTCTCCCCGGGCGGCCACGTGCTGATCGAGACGAGCCGCCGCCAGGCCCCGGACCTGCTGCGCGGCCTCACCGAACACGGTCTGCGGGCCCGCGAGGTCGAGGACGAGGACCTGGGCGCCACCGTGGTCATCGGCACGACCGAGTGA
- a CDS encoding suppressor of fused domain protein, protein MTDSAAPGRDAIDAALALLYPGVPAQRRCFERGDGLEACLAYPAPGHWHYIGYGLSELYHAGPEEDPDWSGWGFELTLRVRRGAEAVAPDWPFRVVQHIATHVNTRLVLLEPGHRLDLRRPATGYPALPDAPDTGLTAYVLALDPELGELPTPNGAVRFLQAVGITAAEVADGAATVLARLALADPLLVTDPARAAPG, encoded by the coding sequence GTGACCGACTCGGCGGCGCCCGGCCGCGACGCCATCGACGCCGCCCTGGCACTGCTGTACCCCGGGGTGCCCGCGCAGCGGCGGTGCTTCGAGCGCGGTGACGGCCTGGAGGCCTGCCTGGCCTACCCGGCGCCGGGGCACTGGCACTACATCGGTTACGGGCTCAGCGAGCTGTACCACGCGGGCCCGGAGGAGGACCCGGACTGGTCGGGCTGGGGCTTCGAGCTGACGCTGCGCGTGCGCCGCGGCGCGGAGGCGGTGGCGCCGGACTGGCCGTTCCGGGTGGTGCAGCACATCGCCACGCACGTCAACACCCGCCTGGTGCTGCTGGAGCCGGGCCACCGCCTGGACCTGCGCCGCCCGGCCACCGGCTACCCGGCCCTGCCGGATGCCCCGGACACCGGCCTGACCGCGTACGTGCTGGCCCTGGACCCTGAGCTGGGCGAGCTGCCCACCCCGAACGGCGCGGTGCGCTTCTTGCAGGCGGTCGGCATCACCGCGGCCGAGGTGGCGGACGGCGCGGCCACCGTGCTGGCGCGCTTGGCGCTGGCCGACCCGCTGCTGGTGACCGATCCGGCGCGGGCGGCACCGGGCTGA
- a CDS encoding alpha/beta fold hydrolase — protein MHESTVDIEGRRFGLVDFGGPGTPLLALHGSFGRGAQWAGLAARLGPEFRVLGLDQRGHGRSEHGGDFGRAEFVADAAGLLRQLDLGPVAVLGHSLGGLTAFQLAARHPELVRALVVEDYGAVMRSPEVADPVLPLTGFPLLADTEEQLRAALAPLVGPALDYFLASAVRTAQGWRLCFDYADMAATQLGGLGEFWADWHAVRCPVLLLRGEHSPLLPKDLAAAMVREGVRLVEMSGCAHWLHDDDPDAFAEAVRIFLRSAMMPA, from the coding sequence GTGCATGAGTCCACAGTGGACATCGAGGGGCGCCGGTTCGGGCTCGTCGACTTCGGCGGCCCCGGCACGCCGCTGCTGGCCCTGCACGGCTCGTTCGGCCGGGGTGCGCAGTGGGCGGGCCTGGCGGCACGGCTGGGCCCGGAGTTCCGCGTGCTGGGCCTCGACCAGCGCGGGCACGGCCGCAGCGAGCACGGCGGTGACTTCGGCCGCGCGGAGTTCGTCGCGGACGCGGCCGGACTGCTGCGCCAGCTGGACCTCGGCCCGGTCGCGGTGCTGGGCCACTCGCTGGGCGGGCTGACCGCCTTCCAGCTCGCCGCCCGGCACCCGGAGCTGGTGCGGGCGCTGGTGGTCGAGGACTACGGCGCGGTCATGCGCAGCCCCGAGGTGGCCGACCCGGTGCTGCCGCTGACCGGGTTCCCGCTGCTGGCCGACACCGAGGAGCAGCTGCGGGCGGCGCTGGCCCCGCTGGTCGGCCCGGCGCTGGACTACTTCCTGGCCTCGGCCGTGCGCACCGCCCAGGGCTGGCGGCTGTGCTTCGACTACGCCGACATGGCCGCCACCCAGCTCGGCGGGCTCGGCGAGTTCTGGGCGGACTGGCACGCCGTGCGCTGCCCGGTCCTGCTGCTGCGCGGGGAGCACAGTCCGTTGCTGCCCAAGGACTTGGCCGCCGCGATGGTGCGCGAGGGCGTGCGGCTGGTCGAGATGTCCGGTTGCGCGCACTGGCTGCACGACGACGACCCGGACGCCTTCGCCGAGGCCGTGCGGATCTTCCTGCGCTCGGCGATGATGCCCGCGTGA
- a CDS encoding alpha/beta hydrolase, whose product MSTTGPTLSELAADPAALRARLAKAGGPLVEPVPGEPGRVLVTFIWLGEAQRVSVRAGQIFDNPLLPSHALTRLPGTDIWHISTTTDADVVTSYQFLVDEPEPVADPFEALRRQLGCLRADPFNDNRIYPQVGLIAGDLDLPRTQWDCVLELPEASPVTAFEPDTVPRGTLTEHRLTSAALGNERTVTVYTPASGEGPFPLAVFLDGECWTRVAELPTALDNLIHSGALAPLVVAFVHTADVADRPGTRIRESCCEPAFTMMLADELPVLLREHQVTTDPARTLLAGNSLTGLAAAYAALERSDVYGTVLSSSGSFWWGYNGHAMAAMLGGKDGEPEWLTRQYAGAERVPVRFWLDCGRLEAGNVPWIPGVDPRAANRHFRTVLRAKGNEVHYRETAGGHEFASFRRNAVHGLCALFPGTARA is encoded by the coding sequence GTGAGTACCACCGGCCCCACACTGTCCGAGCTCGCCGCCGATCCCGCCGCCCTGCGCGCCCGCCTGGCCAAGGCCGGTGGTCCGCTGGTCGAACCGGTGCCCGGGGAACCCGGCCGGGTGCTGGTCACCTTCATCTGGCTGGGCGAGGCGCAGCGCGTGTCCGTGCGTGCCGGGCAGATCTTCGACAACCCGCTGCTGCCCTCCCACGCCCTGACCCGCCTGCCCGGCACCGACATCTGGCACATCTCGACCACCACCGACGCGGACGTCGTCACCAGCTACCAGTTCCTCGTCGACGAACCGGAGCCGGTGGCCGACCCGTTCGAGGCGCTGCGCCGCCAGCTCGGCTGCCTGCGCGCGGACCCGTTCAACGACAACCGCATCTACCCGCAGGTCGGCCTGATCGCCGGGGACCTGGACCTGCCCCGCACCCAGTGGGACTGCGTGCTGGAGCTGCCCGAGGCCTCCCCGGTCACCGCGTTCGAGCCGGACACCGTGCCGCGCGGCACGCTCACCGAGCACCGGCTCACCTCGGCCGCGCTGGGCAACGAGCGCACGGTCACCGTGTACACCCCGGCCAGCGGCGAGGGCCCCTTCCCACTCGCGGTCTTCCTGGACGGCGAGTGCTGGACCCGGGTGGCCGAGCTGCCCACCGCGCTGGACAACCTCATCCACTCCGGCGCGCTGGCCCCGCTGGTGGTGGCGTTCGTGCACACCGCCGACGTGGCCGACCGGCCCGGCACGCGCATCCGGGAGAGCTGCTGCGAGCCCGCGTTCACCATGATGCTGGCCGACGAGCTGCCCGTGCTGCTGCGCGAGCACCAGGTGACCACCGACCCGGCGCGGACCCTGCTGGCGGGCAACAGCCTCACCGGTCTGGCCGCGGCCTACGCGGCGCTGGAGCGCAGCGACGTCTACGGCACCGTGCTGTCCAGCTCCGGCTCGTTCTGGTGGGGCTACAACGGGCACGCGATGGCCGCGATGCTCGGCGGCAAGGACGGCGAGCCCGAGTGGCTCACCCGCCAGTACGCCGGCGCCGAGCGCGTCCCGGTGCGGTTCTGGCTGGACTGCGGCCGCCTGGAGGCCGGGAACGTGCCGTGGATCCCGGGGGTGGACCCGCGCGCGGCCAACCGGCACTTCCGCACCGTGCTGCGCGCCAAGGGCAACGAGGTGCACTACCGCGAGACCGCGGGCGGGCACGAGTTCGCCTCCTTCCGCCGCAACGCCGTGCACGGCCTGTGCGCGCTGTTCCCGGGGACCGCCCGTGCATGA
- a CDS encoding AfsR/SARP family transcriptional regulator: MTDLDFRLLGPLEIRIGGRTVEVTAAKHRVVLACLLWRAGRTVPVRELIANLWPDQPPAGARATVQSYISRLRRQLGEDLLATGTDGYRLTVPPESVDLHRFRALLAGGPDERGRLHTALGLWRGTALQGVPAARLLTYEVPALAADHLRTLERRVELDLAHNDTGLVAELSMLTGRHPGHEPFWRLLMLALARANRQGEALTAYQRARQALAAELGTGPGPALRAAYQSVLAGESRGPATSGWHPVHQLPGDLPGFVGRTELLAELTAALRPGAAVLLAGPPGVGKTALAVHLAHRLRARYPDGALHVNLHGYRPGPPVTPEALLGRLLRGIGVPADALPETRAELAELFRTRTRGRRLLVLLDNLVDPDLLPPMPSDGVLLATSRAELTLPGVRVTRVGVLLTREGGDLLASLVGADQVAAHPEAAGELLELCGGLPLALRIAAANAVHEGDLAAHVKRLKGTNRLAALAIDGDPDAAVHTAFALSCQRLSAPACRLFRLHGLLPGPDLTAPAASALIGADAGPLLAELTTAGLLTRDGDRYRSHDLLRLYAAGLAAQDTDAPAALAALTEHYAHTAASASPRWLSEERANLLAAVRYASEHGPHRTAHRLAAALVPDLDRHSLTAELTAVCEAGRRAAHADGDPEAEAALAQAQGEHLLTLTHYVAAREPLALARELTADPARLRALEIAELMISLTGLDGWASPVAAAERILREATEADDPDSAVGAVHLLAVTAWVSGDLAELVRQCERGLAMTEDPARRVDFLIPRAGAHWDRGELAVAAERYRETAELAERAGARRAALLARVNQAQVLVDDGRDEEALAVAHAVFPEISTQPDDHLLAQVLAVFGALHTRAGDYTAALGCHEEALAALGDGSGLLSVHVRTQRAEALRRAGRAEEALPEVLAVAGELSRPELAVLVGPCLLELASVHAALGRTAEAVTFARRSRDAYEKFGNGWGVRRTTRFLTGLVRA, from the coding sequence GTGACCGACCTCGACTTCCGGCTGCTGGGTCCCCTGGAGATCCGGATCGGCGGCCGGACGGTCGAGGTCACCGCGGCCAAGCACCGCGTGGTGCTGGCCTGCCTGCTCTGGCGGGCGGGCCGCACCGTGCCGGTGCGCGAGCTCATCGCCAACCTGTGGCCGGACCAGCCCCCGGCGGGTGCCCGCGCCACCGTGCAGAGCTACATCTCCCGCCTGCGCCGCCAGCTCGGCGAGGACCTGCTGGCCACCGGCACCGACGGCTACCGCCTGACCGTGCCACCGGAGTCGGTGGACCTGCACCGCTTCCGCGCCCTGCTCGCCGGCGGCCCGGACGAACGCGGCCGCCTGCACACCGCGCTGGGCCTGTGGCGGGGCACCGCGCTGCAGGGCGTGCCCGCCGCGCGGCTGCTGACCTACGAGGTGCCCGCGCTGGCCGCGGACCACCTGCGCACCCTGGAACGCCGGGTCGAGCTCGACCTCGCGCACAACGACACCGGGCTGGTGGCCGAGCTGTCCATGCTCACCGGGCGGCACCCGGGGCACGAGCCGTTCTGGCGGCTGCTCATGCTCGCGCTGGCCCGGGCCAACCGGCAGGGCGAGGCGCTGACCGCCTACCAGCGCGCCCGGCAGGCCCTGGCCGCGGAGCTGGGCACCGGGCCCGGACCGGCGCTGCGGGCGGCGTACCAGTCGGTGCTGGCGGGGGAGAGCCGGGGACCGGCGACCTCCGGCTGGCACCCGGTGCACCAGCTGCCCGGGGACCTGCCCGGGTTCGTCGGCCGCACCGAGCTGCTGGCCGAGCTGACCGCCGCGCTGCGGCCCGGCGCGGCGGTCCTGCTGGCCGGTCCGCCCGGCGTCGGCAAGACCGCGCTGGCCGTGCACCTGGCCCACCGGCTGCGCGCCCGCTACCCCGACGGCGCGCTGCACGTGAACCTGCACGGCTACCGGCCCGGCCCGCCGGTCACCCCGGAGGCGCTGCTGGGCAGGCTGCTGCGCGGGATCGGCGTGCCCGCGGACGCCCTGCCGGAGACCCGCGCCGAGCTGGCCGAGCTGTTCCGCACGCGCACCCGGGGGCGGCGGCTGCTGGTGCTGCTGGACAACCTCGTCGACCCGGACCTGCTGCCCCCGATGCCCTCGGACGGGGTGCTGCTGGCCACCAGCCGCGCCGAGCTCACCCTGCCGGGGGTACGAGTCACCCGGGTCGGTGTTCTCCTCACCCGGGAGGGTGGTGACCTGCTGGCAAGCCTGGTGGGCGCCGACCAGGTGGCCGCGCACCCCGAAGCAGCCGGTGAGCTGCTGGAACTCTGCGGCGGACTGCCGCTCGCGCTCCGGATCGCGGCCGCCAACGCCGTGCACGAGGGCGACCTGGCCGCACACGTGAAACGCCTGAAAGGGACGAACCGGCTCGCCGCGCTGGCGATCGACGGCGATCCGGACGCCGCCGTGCACACAGCGTTCGCACTGTCCTGCCAACGGCTCTCCGCCCCGGCGTGTCGCCTGTTCCGCCTGCACGGACTCCTCCCGGGACCGGACCTGACCGCCCCGGCCGCCTCGGCACTGATCGGCGCGGACGCCGGGCCGCTGCTGGCCGAGCTGACCACCGCCGGGCTGCTCACCCGCGACGGCGACCGGTACCGCAGCCACGACCTGCTCCGCCTGTACGCCGCCGGGCTCGCCGCCCAGGACACCGACGCCCCGGCCGCCCTGGCCGCGCTGACCGAGCACTACGCGCACACCGCCGCCTCGGCCAGCCCGAGGTGGCTGTCCGAGGAACGCGCCAACCTGCTGGCCGCGGTCCGGTACGCCAGCGAGCACGGCCCGCACCGCACCGCGCACCGCCTGGCCGCCGCGCTGGTCCCCGACCTGGACCGGCACAGCCTGACCGCCGAGCTGACCGCGGTGTGCGAGGCGGGCCGCCGCGCCGCCCACGCCGACGGCGACCCCGAGGCCGAGGCCGCGCTGGCCCAGGCCCAGGGCGAGCACCTGCTCACCCTCACCCACTACGTGGCCGCCCGCGAGCCCCTGGCCCTGGCCCGGGAGCTCACCGCCGACCCCGCCCGGCTGCGCGCACTGGAGATCGCGGAGCTGATGATCTCCCTGACCGGTCTGGACGGCTGGGCCTCCCCGGTCGCGGCCGCCGAACGCATCCTGCGCGAGGCCACCGAGGCCGATGACCCGGACAGCGCCGTCGGGGCGGTGCACCTGCTCGCGGTCACCGCCTGGGTCAGTGGCGACCTGGCCGAGCTGGTGCGCCAGTGCGAGCGCGGCCTGGCCATGACCGAGGACCCGGCGCGGCGGGTGGACTTCCTGATCCCCCGGGCGGGCGCGCACTGGGACCGGGGCGAGCTGGCCGTCGCCGCCGAGCGCTACCGGGAGACCGCCGAGCTGGCCGAACGGGCCGGGGCCCGGCGCGCCGCCCTGCTCGCCCGCGTGAACCAGGCGCAGGTGCTGGTGGACGACGGCCGGGACGAGGAGGCGCTGGCCGTCGCGCACGCGGTGTTCCCCGAGATCAGCACGCAGCCCGACGACCACCTGCTGGCCCAGGTGCTGGCCGTCTTCGGCGCGCTGCACACCCGCGCGGGCGACTACACCGCCGCGCTCGGCTGCCACGAGGAGGCCCTGGCCGCGCTGGGCGACGGGTCCGGGCTGCTGTCGGTGCACGTGCGCACCCAGCGCGCGGAGGCCCTGCGCCGTGCGGGCCGGGCCGAGGAGGCGTTGCCGGAGGTGCTGGCCGTGGCCGGGGAGCTGTCCCGCCCGGAGCTGGCGGTGCTGGTCGGGCCGTGCCTGCTGGAGCTCGCCTCGGTGCACGCGGCCCTGGGCCGTACCGCCGAGGCGGTCACGTTCGCGCGGCGGTCCCGCGACGCGTACGAGAAGTTCGGCAACGGTTGGGGCGTGCGGCGCACAACTCGGTTCCTGACCGGCCTGGTGCGCGCCTAG